From Streptomyces sp. NBC_00775, one genomic window encodes:
- a CDS encoding 3-oxoacyl-ACP synthase III family protein, producing the protein MTTVSLTDVASYLPGEPVPAEFYTEYPGAEDKLRNHPMFKVPPLRHHVAADETNADMVERAVQPLIERHGRQEIRGVDVLLVHSQLPDLPFVGAGTEVARRLGLNPEWLVDVANAGCASFVYMLKLARQILTTTDAKTALICNAQSAAGQCFTQSQVRRLAQAAIPGDGCGVGYVTTSSDAPVLDVETRHIGEYAGDMTVAVDDGRKYWEPGESQLRIGFTDASVAKVLARGNRLVPEVVADLCRRLGVATTDIDVLITNQPNRTFLRNWREALQLPAERHLNTFDEYGNLFGAAIPITLDRAIGSGQVEDGNLVVLGGFAHAGDFAGAAAVRWHGGRG; encoded by the coding sequence GTGACGACGGTCAGCCTCACCGACGTCGCGAGCTACCTTCCCGGCGAGCCGGTCCCCGCGGAGTTCTACACCGAGTACCCCGGAGCCGAGGACAAGCTCCGCAACCACCCCATGTTCAAGGTCCCGCCGTTACGGCACCACGTGGCCGCGGACGAGACCAACGCGGACATGGTCGAACGCGCCGTACAGCCTCTGATCGAACGGCACGGCAGGCAAGAGATCCGAGGCGTCGACGTGCTGTTGGTGCACAGCCAGCTGCCGGACCTGCCGTTCGTGGGCGCCGGTACCGAGGTGGCGCGCCGACTGGGCCTGAACCCGGAGTGGCTCGTCGACGTGGCCAACGCGGGCTGCGCCTCTTTCGTGTACATGCTGAAGCTGGCCCGGCAGATCCTCACCACCACCGATGCGAAGACCGCCCTGATCTGCAATGCCCAAAGCGCCGCGGGCCAGTGTTTCACCCAGTCCCAGGTGCGTAGGCTGGCTCAGGCCGCGATCCCGGGCGACGGCTGCGGTGTGGGGTATGTGACGACGTCGTCCGACGCACCGGTCCTCGACGTGGAGACCCGGCACATCGGCGAGTACGCCGGGGACATGACTGTGGCGGTCGACGACGGCCGTAAGTACTGGGAACCGGGAGAGTCCCAACTGCGAATCGGCTTCACCGACGCCAGCGTCGCCAAGGTCCTCGCACGCGGGAACCGCCTCGTCCCCGAGGTGGTCGCGGACCTGTGCCGGCGGCTCGGCGTGGCGACCACCGACATCGACGTCCTCATCACCAACCAGCCCAACCGCACCTTTCTACGGAACTGGCGCGAGGCGCTGCAGCTGCCGGCGGAGCGGCACCTGAACACCTTCGACGAGTACGGGAATCTCTTCGGCGCGGCGATCCCGATCACTCTGGACCGCGCGATCGGCTCCGGGCAGGTCGAGGACGGCAACCTGGTGGTGCTCGGAGGATTCGCCCACGCGGGCGACTTCGCCGGTGCCGCCGCCGTCCGCTGGCACGGCGGACGGGGCTGA
- a CDS encoding C40 family peptidase yields MLTPIGFVLGICILFVAAVAGGAAEHEDETGNSTALTAQGVPAKVDGVDAVMLAAYGSAAERITTLRPKCSGMRWSVIAGIGKVESNHAGGRTIAASGDITPRILGPRLDGSGVGGNTDNGRWDGDTAYDRAVGPIQFIPSTWEGPSGADGNGDGTKDPNNAFDAALGTALYLCGTGKSDLSDDAQLRKAILRYNHASSYADKVLGFIHQYDQLAPAVTTGDTSVGGKAGAVIAAALAQQGTPYVWGGGDIHGPTNGGYDCSGLMVYAFYKGAHVTLPRTSQAMRSVGIKVARADMQPGDLIVFNNDGAWGHVGLYIGDGKMVNAPRTGKTV; encoded by the coding sequence GTGCTCACGCCGATCGGGTTCGTCCTCGGAATCTGCATCCTGTTCGTCGCCGCCGTAGCGGGAGGCGCGGCCGAGCACGAGGACGAGACCGGCAACAGCACCGCCCTGACCGCGCAGGGGGTGCCCGCGAAGGTGGACGGCGTGGACGCGGTGATGCTCGCCGCGTACGGCAGCGCGGCCGAACGCATCACCACGCTGCGCCCCAAGTGCTCCGGGATGCGCTGGTCGGTGATCGCCGGGATCGGCAAGGTCGAAAGCAACCACGCCGGCGGCCGGACGATCGCAGCGAGCGGCGACATCACGCCGCGGATCCTCGGCCCCCGCCTCGACGGCAGCGGAGTTGGCGGCAACACCGACAACGGCCGCTGGGACGGCGACACCGCGTACGACCGGGCGGTCGGCCCGATACAGTTCATCCCCTCCACCTGGGAAGGCCCATCCGGCGCAGACGGCAACGGCGACGGCACCAAGGACCCCAACAACGCGTTCGACGCAGCGCTTGGCACCGCCCTGTACCTGTGCGGCACCGGCAAGAGCGACCTGAGCGACGACGCGCAGCTGCGCAAGGCGATCCTGCGCTACAACCACGCCAGCTCATACGCGGACAAGGTCCTCGGCTTCATCCACCAGTACGACCAGCTCGCCCCCGCCGTCACAACCGGCGACACGTCCGTCGGCGGGAAGGCCGGCGCCGTCATCGCGGCCGCGCTCGCCCAGCAGGGCACCCCGTACGTATGGGGCGGCGGCGACATCCACGGACCGACCAACGGCGGATACGACTGCAGCGGCCTGATGGTGTACGCCTTCTACAAGGGCGCCCACGTCACACTCCCGCGCACGTCACAGGCCATGCGCAGCGTGGGAATCAAGGTGGCCCGCGCCGATATGCAGCCCGGCGACCTGATCGTCTTCAACAACGACGGCGCCTGGGGACACGTCGGCCTCTATATAGGGGACGGGAAGATGGTGAATGCCCCGCGGACCGGGAAGACGGTGTAG
- a CDS encoding IS5 family transposase (programmed frameshift): MASVVVEPPTTDLLERLVPDELWVLFRMVVPPTKVIRPQGGGWQRAGDREVLAAIIFVATSGCTWRQLPPVFGPCWQTVYRRFAQWSRDRVWARFHRVILDELGACGELDWSRCAIDSVSIRAAKGGPLTGPNPTDRGKMGSKIHLITDRNGLPLSLGISGANLHDSQALEPLVRGIPPIRSRRGRRRRRPGKLHADKGYDYAHLRRWLRSRGIRPRIARKGVESSQRLGRHRWVVERTVSWLVGCRRLHRRYERKAEHFLAFVGISVALIGYRRLAK; encoded by the exons ATGGCGTCGGTGGTCGTTGAGCCGCCCACGACGGATCTGCTTGAGCGGCTCGTGCCGGATGAGTTGTGGGTGTTGTTCCGGATGGTGGTTCCGCCGACGAAGGTCATACGTCCGCAGGGTGGTGGCTGGCAGCGGGCGGGTGATCGCGAGGTGCTGGCGGCGATCATCTTCGTGGCCACGTCCGGCTGCACGTGGCGGCAGCTCCCGCCCGTGTTCGGACCGTGCTGGCAGACGGTCTACCGGCGCTTCGCCCAGTGGAGCCGGGACCGGGTCTGGGCCAGGTTCCACCGCGTCATCCTCGACGAGCTCGGCGCCTGCGGAGAGCTGGACTGGTCGCGGTGCGCGATCGACTCCGTCAGTATCCGAGCGGCAAAAGGGGGCC CCCTGACCGGACCGAATCCGACCGATCGCGGCAAGATGGGATCGAAGATCCACTTGATCACCGACCGGAATGGTCTTCCGCTGTCACTGGGCATCTCCGGCGCCAACCTGCACGATAGCCAAGCCCTGGAGCCGCTCGTGCGCGGCATTCCGCCAATCCGTTCGCGACGTGGACGACGCAGGCGACGGCCCGGCAAGCTCCATGCCGACAAGGGATACGACTACGCCCACCTGCGCCGATGGCTCCGGAGCCGCGGTATCCGCCCCCGCATCGCGCGCAAGGGCGTCGAGTCCTCACAACGCCTGGGACGTCACCGTTGGGTGGTTGAGCGAACGGTGTCCTGGCTCGTCGGCTGCCGACGCCTCCACCGCCGCTACGAACGCAAGGCAGAACACTTCCTCGCCTTCGTTGGCATATCCGTAGCCCTCATCGGCTACCGCCGACTGGCCAAGTGA
- a CDS encoding SMI1/KNR4 family protein, translated as MKDDLIGTQTPKRRITDPGEALATLERAVPGLTEHRRSEPAVLDWAVIEESLGTALPSDYKHLAEWYPTFAIGDFLLVGLPEPGEEHHILQGICTTLQVLAEAWLEPALGLLAHPAPGGLLPWAESNESDKFMWSTTGATPQDWIVTVASRSGGWWHYSGGSVQFLAEYCDGTLEPWALPPIEAEVTPC; from the coding sequence ATGAAGGACGATCTGATCGGCACGCAGACGCCGAAGCGCCGCATCACCGATCCGGGAGAGGCTCTTGCGACGCTGGAGCGCGCTGTTCCCGGATTGACCGAGCATCGGCGGTCGGAGCCTGCCGTGCTCGACTGGGCCGTGATCGAGGAGAGCCTGGGCACCGCTCTTCCATCCGATTACAAGCACCTAGCCGAGTGGTACCCGACCTTCGCCATCGGAGACTTCCTTCTCGTCGGTCTTCCCGAGCCGGGCGAAGAGCACCACATTCTTCAGGGCATCTGTACCACCCTTCAAGTACTCGCCGAAGCCTGGCTGGAACCCGCTCTCGGTCTGCTCGCCCATCCTGCCCCTGGCGGTCTGCTGCCCTGGGCGGAGTCGAACGAGAGCGACAAGTTCATGTGGAGCACGACCGGAGCCACGCCGCAGGACTGGATCGTCACCGTGGCTTCCCGTAGCGGAGGGTGGTGGCACTACAGCGGAGGCTCAGTACAGTTCCTCGCGGAGTACTGCGACGGGACGCTGGAACCCTGGGCGCTCCCACCGATCGAGGCCGAAGTCACCCCCTGCTGA
- a CDS encoding RNA-guided endonuclease InsQ/TnpB family protein, with product MQLRYAFRLYPDSGQRAALARAFGCARVVFNDAVRAREHARTAGEAFPAVGELSKKLITAAKQTASRAWLGEVSSVVLQQALRDAEAAYRNFFTSLKGQRQGAKTGAPRFKSRKNNRQSIRFTANARWSITDNGRLNLPKIGAVKVKWSRTLPTQPSSVTVIKDAAGRYFASFVIDTDPHTDATRMPDTDQTIGIDLGLTHFAVLSDGTKIDSPRFLRRAEKKLKKAQRELSRKQKGSKNREKARLKVARAHAKVTDARKEFHHQLSTKLIRDNQAIGVEDLAVKGLARTRLAKSVHDAGWSAFVTMLEYKAARYGRTLVKIGRFTPTSQTCSACGIKDGPKPLHIRTWTCTACGTVHDRDHNAAINVKTAAGLAVAACGAPVRPGLVPAQREETGSHGFSTEPRAA from the coding sequence ATGCAGCTCCGGTACGCCTTCAGGTTGTACCCGGACTCCGGCCAACGCGCCGCGCTGGCGCGGGCGTTCGGGTGCGCCCGCGTCGTGTTCAACGACGCCGTGCGCGCCCGCGAACACGCCCGCACAGCGGGCGAGGCCTTCCCGGCGGTCGGCGAGTTGTCCAAGAAGTTGATCACCGCTGCGAAGCAGACCGCTTCACGGGCCTGGCTGGGTGAGGTCTCCTCGGTGGTGCTCCAGCAGGCGCTGCGCGACGCGGAGGCCGCTTACCGGAACTTCTTCACCTCCCTCAAGGGCCAGCGGCAGGGCGCGAAGACGGGTGCGCCCCGCTTCAAGTCCCGCAAGAACAACCGGCAGTCGATCCGCTTCACGGCCAACGCCCGCTGGTCGATCACCGACAACGGGCGGCTGAACCTGCCGAAGATCGGGGCGGTGAAGGTGAAGTGGTCACGGACTCTGCCCACCCAGCCCTCCTCGGTCACCGTGATCAAGGACGCGGCCGGGCGGTACTTCGCCTCCTTCGTCATCGACACCGACCCGCACACCGACGCCACCCGGATGCCCGACACCGACCAGACCATCGGCATCGACCTGGGACTCACCCACTTCGCCGTCCTCTCCGACGGCACGAAGATCGACTCCCCCAGGTTCCTGCGCCGCGCGGAGAAGAAACTCAAGAAGGCCCAGCGGGAGTTGTCCCGCAAACAGAAAGGCAGCAAGAACCGCGAGAAGGCCCGCCTGAAGGTCGCCCGCGCCCACGCGAAGGTGACCGACGCGCGCAAAGAATTCCACCACCAGCTCTCCACGAAGCTGATCCGCGACAACCAAGCGATCGGCGTGGAAGACCTGGCGGTCAAAGGACTCGCGCGCACCAGACTGGCCAAGAGTGTCCACGACGCAGGATGGTCGGCGTTCGTGACCATGCTGGAGTACAAGGCGGCCCGGTACGGACGGACCCTGGTCAAGATCGGCAGGTTCACACCGACCTCCCAGACCTGCTCGGCCTGCGGTATCAAAGACGGACCCAAGCCCCTGCACATCCGGACCTGGACCTGCACCGCCTGCGGCACGGTCCATGACCGCGACCACAACGCCGCGATCAACGTCAAAACGGCCGCCGGACTGGCGGTTGCAGCCTGCGGAGCACCGGTAAGACCAGGACTCGTCCCGGCACAGCGCGAAGAAACAGGAAGCCACGGATTCTCCACCGAACCCCGTGCCGCGTAG
- a CDS encoding SRPBCC family protein — translation MSEESSTLADIPGLMRIENPGKEELTAHCMELTHAVYPHHQVYGQYCTIHEYVDCPPESAYEYLRQGHHLEEWTCSLRDFAPSGTPGLWIGHDRLEDDTRIYCKVVANPEAMTVDYHCSWDQGEKLWMIYLMRVVPARLVLDKPGSVITWTNCRHPYYDANPHPQNAPRPDRPWVGDYWDLFYAGHTVEMNNLKAILEHRHRNGLPVSVAPARAVAQ, via the coding sequence ATGAGCGAGGAGTCGTCCACGCTGGCTGACATCCCCGGTCTGATGCGGATCGAGAACCCAGGCAAGGAGGAACTGACCGCCCACTGCATGGAGCTCACCCACGCCGTCTACCCCCACCATCAGGTCTACGGGCAGTACTGCACCATCCACGAGTACGTCGACTGCCCCCCGGAGTCGGCCTACGAATACCTGCGCCAGGGGCACCACCTGGAGGAGTGGACCTGCAGCCTGCGGGACTTCGCGCCCTCCGGCACACCGGGGCTGTGGATCGGCCACGACCGGCTCGAGGACGACACCAGGATCTACTGCAAGGTGGTCGCAAACCCCGAGGCCATGACCGTGGACTACCACTGCTCCTGGGACCAGGGCGAGAAGCTGTGGATGATCTACCTGATGCGCGTCGTCCCGGCCCGACTGGTGCTCGACAAGCCGGGTTCGGTGATCACCTGGACCAACTGCCGTCACCCCTACTACGACGCCAACCCGCATCCCCAGAACGCGCCCCGCCCGGACCGGCCCTGGGTCGGCGACTACTGGGACCTCTTCTACGCAGGGCACACCGTGGAGATGAACAACCTCAAGGCGATCCTGGAACACCGCCACCGCAACGGCCTGCCGGTCAGCGTGGCTCCGGCACGGGCGGTGGCGCAGTGA
- a CDS encoding GlxA family transcriptional regulator, producing the protein MKERRVVVVVFAGAMALDITGPIEVFDTANRLLDPSGAPYRIDFVSADAPLVRTSSGVVVEASPLEAGQGPIDTLLVPGGWSLHNALRDRGLISWIGGAAARSRRIASVCGGSFLVAEAGLLDGRRATTHWAYSEAMAYRYPEVTVEAEPIFVWDGPFVTSAGVSTGIDMALALVEADHGAALALETARFLVLFLKRHGGQSQFSAVLDAQLADHPPIRAAQEWILGNLDHPLPVAEIARQANMSQRNFARVFRREVGTTPGQYVERTRIARARELLETTDLAISQIAGRCGFAATETFFRSFGRTLGLTPKEYRHRFQVISPSGLIDRHHEGERSPA; encoded by the coding sequence GTGAAGGAGCGACGTGTTGTTGTGGTGGTGTTCGCGGGCGCGATGGCCCTGGACATCACCGGACCGATTGAAGTGTTCGATACCGCGAACCGGCTCCTCGACCCCTCGGGCGCCCCTTATCGCATCGACTTCGTCTCCGCCGACGCACCACTGGTGCGCACGAGTTCAGGAGTGGTGGTGGAAGCCTCACCCCTGGAGGCGGGGCAGGGGCCGATCGACACGCTCCTCGTGCCCGGCGGCTGGAGTCTGCACAACGCGCTTCGGGACCGGGGGCTGATCTCCTGGATCGGCGGGGCGGCAGCCCGGTCGCGCAGAATCGCCTCCGTATGCGGCGGATCCTTTCTGGTGGCAGAGGCGGGCCTTCTCGACGGCAGACGCGCCACCACCCACTGGGCGTACAGCGAGGCGATGGCGTACCGCTATCCGGAGGTGACGGTGGAGGCCGAGCCGATCTTCGTGTGGGACGGCCCCTTCGTGACCTCCGCGGGCGTGTCGACGGGCATCGACATGGCGCTTGCTCTGGTGGAGGCCGATCACGGTGCGGCGCTCGCGCTGGAGACGGCACGGTTTCTGGTGCTGTTCCTCAAGCGGCACGGGGGACAGTCCCAGTTCAGCGCCGTCCTCGACGCCCAGTTGGCCGACCATCCGCCGATCCGGGCAGCACAGGAGTGGATTCTGGGCAACCTGGACCACCCGCTGCCTGTGGCCGAGATCGCGCGGCAGGCCAACATGAGTCAGCGCAACTTTGCCCGGGTTTTCCGGCGCGAGGTGGGCACGACACCCGGCCAGTACGTCGAGCGGACGCGTATCGCCCGCGCACGCGAGCTGCTGGAAACCACCGATCTGGCGATCAGCCAGATAGCCGGCCGTTGCGGATTCGCCGCGACCGAGACGTTCTTCCGTTCCTTCGGACGAACCCTGGGACTCACTCCCAAGGAATACCGGCACCGCTTTCAGGTCATCTCGCCATCCGGCCTCATCGACCGGCACCACGAGGGAGAGAGGAGCCCCGCATGA
- a CDS encoding thiamine pyrophosphate-binding protein, producing MTSTTSNLREAETVRLVDYLVAELARAGVTHVFGVGGANIEDLYDAVHRCGAVRGIVAKHEFSAVTMADGYARTTRRIGVVAATSGGGAMNLVPGLAEAHASRVPVLALVGQPPTGQEGHGAFQDSSGKAGSFDAREVFAPVSRFCARVEDADSLTELLPRAVAAAQADPRGPAVLLLPKDVQQAQIRVPGRGAGSTPCVPTAPAARLDGAALTTVSDTLRKAGRVLVIAGEDLAAADARTDLAELARRLGAWVAVTPDAKDVFDNRDPRFAGVAGVMGHANVEDCLRRADVCLLVGTRLPMMARGGLERALATTDVVCLGPEPPFVAGTALGGNLRDALRAVTARLPPGPRPCPPHAGPLPTPVPSPLPQARGQAIPYVQAVAAVEAALPQDAHVFVDAGNAGASAVHLLPASRHGRFVVAVGMGGMGYTFGAGIGAALATGRRTYVLAGDGAFFMHGMEVHTAVEYAAPVTFVIFNNNAHAMCALREEFFQGGVRNDDLFARTDLAAGVAAAFPSLDATGAGDAAQLRTALLRGNTGGGPAFVAVNCDPREIPPFLPFQSFAENTESTNGAESKESSDERGVVHAG from the coding sequence ATGACCAGCACGACCTCGAACTTGCGCGAGGCGGAAACGGTACGCCTGGTCGACTATCTGGTCGCGGAACTCGCCAGGGCCGGCGTCACCCACGTGTTCGGCGTCGGCGGCGCGAACATCGAGGACCTGTATGACGCCGTGCACCGCTGCGGCGCCGTCCGCGGCATCGTCGCCAAACACGAGTTCTCCGCCGTCACCATGGCCGACGGATACGCACGTACCACCAGGCGCATCGGCGTTGTTGCCGCCACGTCGGGCGGTGGGGCGATGAATCTCGTTCCGGGTCTGGCGGAAGCCCATGCCTCGCGGGTGCCCGTGCTGGCCCTGGTGGGCCAGCCACCGACCGGCCAGGAAGGCCACGGGGCGTTCCAGGACTCCAGCGGCAAGGCGGGCTCCTTCGATGCTCGGGAGGTTTTCGCACCTGTCTCCCGGTTCTGCGCCCGGGTGGAGGACGCGGACTCGCTCACGGAGTTGCTGCCCCGGGCAGTGGCGGCGGCCCAGGCCGATCCACGCGGGCCGGCCGTGTTGTTGCTGCCCAAGGACGTGCAGCAGGCACAGATCCGGGTGCCCGGCCGGGGCGCGGGCTCGACACCGTGCGTGCCGACGGCACCGGCGGCGCGGCTCGACGGAGCCGCCCTCACCACTGTGTCGGACACTCTTCGCAAGGCCGGCCGCGTTCTCGTCATCGCCGGTGAAGATCTCGCCGCCGCCGACGCGCGTACGGACCTCGCCGAACTGGCTCGGCGCCTCGGGGCATGGGTGGCGGTCACTCCGGACGCCAAGGACGTCTTCGACAACCGTGATCCCCGATTCGCAGGCGTGGCCGGAGTGATGGGCCACGCCAACGTCGAAGACTGTCTGCGGCGAGCCGACGTATGCCTGCTGGTCGGTACCCGACTGCCGATGATGGCACGCGGCGGCCTCGAGCGGGCCCTGGCCACCACCGACGTCGTCTGCCTCGGCCCCGAACCGCCGTTCGTGGCAGGCACCGCGCTGGGCGGGAACCTGCGGGACGCGCTGCGCGCGGTGACCGCCCGCCTGCCGCCCGGCCCACGTCCCTGTCCGCCGCACGCCGGTCCGCTTCCCACCCCCGTGCCGAGCCCGCTTCCTCAGGCCCGTGGGCAAGCCATCCCCTATGTCCAGGCGGTCGCCGCGGTGGAGGCGGCACTCCCCCAGGACGCGCACGTCTTCGTGGACGCCGGCAACGCGGGGGCCAGCGCCGTTCATCTGCTCCCGGCATCGCGCCACGGCCGCTTCGTGGTGGCGGTCGGCATGGGCGGGATGGGCTACACCTTCGGTGCCGGCATCGGCGCCGCGCTCGCCACCGGTCGGCGTACCTACGTCCTCGCCGGAGACGGGGCCTTCTTCATGCACGGGATGGAAGTGCACACCGCCGTGGAGTACGCCGCACCGGTGACCTTCGTGATCTTCAACAACAACGCCCACGCCATGTGCGCGCTGCGTGAGGAGTTCTTCCAGGGCGGGGTCCGCAACGACGACCTGTTCGCCCGGACCGACCTCGCCGCCGGAGTGGCCGCCGCCTTCCCGTCCCTCGATGCCACAGGGGCCGGCGACGCGGCGCAGCTGCGCACGGCGCTGCTGCGCGGCAATACGGGCGGCGGCCCGGCGTTCGTCGCTGTGAACTGCGACCCGCGGGAGATCCCGCCGTTTCTTCCCTTCCAGTCCTTCGCCGAAAACACCGAGAGCACCAACGGCGCCGAGAGCAAGGAGAGTTCAGATGAGCGAGGAGTCGTCCACGCTGGCTGA
- a CDS encoding histidinol-phosphate transaminase, which translates to MDIPVLHRLALNESPYPPLPSVREAMQRAVAQAHRYPQFHPDDLTERIAAWCQVTSDRVAVGSGSVGVALQLLQAVVQPGDNVAYGWRAFDAYPLLATMVGAHPVPVPLSPDGHQDLGALLAALDHRTRVVVLCNPHNPTGSLITADALSAFLRQVPRHVTVLLDEAYVEFARHTALPDTPALLDSHPNLLVLRTFSKAYGLAALRVGYGLGVPDLVARVRQQQLPFGINAVATAAVKASLQAGSELRRRVDTVVAERERLRHGLVDLGWHVHPSHANSLWLPAPDPVDEGAMALTAAGVQARHYPGEGLRITIGSPEANDAVVGALAGVGHPNASGRRAPNAPADEAVAADRRLPVSGWRTQMRQS; encoded by the coding sequence ATGGACATCCCCGTACTGCACCGACTTGCCCTGAACGAGAGCCCGTATCCCCCACTGCCCTCGGTGCGCGAGGCGATGCAACGGGCCGTCGCACAGGCCCACCGCTACCCGCAGTTCCATCCCGACGACCTCACCGAGCGGATCGCCGCATGGTGCCAGGTAACCTCCGACCGCGTCGCGGTCGGCAGCGGATCGGTGGGCGTGGCCCTGCAGTTGCTCCAGGCAGTGGTCCAACCCGGCGACAATGTGGCCTACGGCTGGCGCGCATTCGACGCCTATCCCCTCTTGGCCACGATGGTCGGCGCGCACCCCGTCCCCGTGCCCCTGTCGCCGGACGGACACCAGGACCTGGGCGCCCTGCTCGCGGCGCTCGACCACCGCACCCGCGTCGTGGTGCTGTGCAATCCCCACAACCCCACCGGAAGCCTCATCACCGCGGACGCGCTGTCGGCATTCCTGCGGCAGGTGCCCCGACACGTCACTGTGCTGCTCGACGAGGCATACGTGGAGTTCGCCCGCCACACCGCCCTGCCGGACACGCCCGCGCTCTTGGACTCGCACCCCAACCTGCTCGTCCTGCGCACCTTCTCCAAGGCTTACGGCCTCGCAGCCCTGCGGGTCGGCTACGGACTCGGCGTCCCCGACCTGGTGGCGCGGGTCCGCCAACAACAGCTGCCCTTCGGGATCAACGCGGTGGCAACGGCGGCGGTCAAGGCCTCACTACAGGCCGGCAGCGAGCTGCGCCGGCGCGTGGACACGGTCGTCGCCGAACGCGAACGGCTGCGGCACGGGCTGGTCGACCTCGGCTGGCACGTACACCCGAGCCACGCCAACTCCCTCTGGCTCCCCGCGCCCGATCCGGTCGACGAGGGCGCCATGGCACTCACCGCGGCCGGCGTGCAGGCACGCCACTACCCCGGCGAGGGACTCCGGATCACCATCGGCAGCCCGGAGGCCAACGACGCCGTGGTCGGCGCACTGGCGGGAGTGGGACACCCCAACGCGTCAGGCAGGCGTGCGCCGAACGCACCGGCGGACGAGGCGGTCGCCGCGGATCGCCGTCTGCCGGTGAGCGGGTGGAGAACACAGATGCGCCAGTCCTGA
- a CDS encoding IS5 family transposase, translated as MSERRPYPSDLSDARWELIEPVLAAWRFERRGRALDFGRPPEHDLREILDAILYVDRTGVQWRYLPHDFPPWETVYHYFAKWEKEGVFAQLNGLLRELVRRKEGRNAEPSACVIDAQSVKTSTSVPASGQGTDAAKKIVGRKRSIVIDTIGLLLAVLVTAASVQGSMAGTRLLDQVAADHPTIRKAWVDGGYRQHFVEHAATLGVDMEIVSRTPGARGFTPIPKRWAVERTYGWLMLHRRLARDYETLPARSEAMIHLAMTDLMARRLTGEATISWRDPAKPHQLRIPG; from the coding sequence ATGAGTGAGCGACGCCCGTATCCGAGTGACCTGTCCGATGCCCGCTGGGAGTTGATCGAGCCGGTCCTGGCGGCCTGGCGCTTCGAACGTCGCGGCCGGGCCCTGGACTTCGGCCGCCCGCCCGAGCACGACCTGCGGGAGATCCTGGACGCGATCTTGTACGTGGACCGCACCGGGGTGCAGTGGCGCTACCTGCCGCACGACTTCCCGCCCTGGGAGACGGTCTACCACTACTTCGCGAAGTGGGAGAAGGAAGGTGTGTTCGCCCAGCTCAACGGCCTGCTCAGGGAGTTGGTGCGGCGGAAGGAGGGACGGAACGCAGAGCCGTCGGCCTGCGTGATCGACGCACAGAGCGTCAAGACCTCCACCAGCGTGCCGGCTTCCGGCCAGGGCACGGATGCCGCGAAGAAGATTGTGGGCCGCAAGCGGAGCATCGTGATCGACACGATCGGTCTCCTGCTGGCCGTCCTGGTCACCGCGGCCAGCGTGCAGGGCTCGATGGCCGGCACCCGCCTGCTCGACCAGGTCGCCGCCGACCATCCGACCATCCGCAAAGCGTGGGTCGACGGCGGTTACCGCCAGCACTTCGTCGAGCACGCCGCCACCCTCGGCGTCGACATGGAAATCGTCTCCCGCACCCCCGGGGCCAGGGGATTCACCCCGATACCGAAGCGGTGGGCAGTCGAGCGGACCTACGGCTGGCTGATGCTCCACCGCCGCCTGGCCCGCGACTACGAGACCCTCCCGGCCCGCTCCGAAGCCATGATCCACCTGGCCATGACCGACCTGATGGCCCGCCGCCTCACCGGCGAGGCCACCATCTCCTGGCGCGACCCGGCAAAGCCGCATCAACTGCGGATTCCGGGATGA
- a CDS encoding virginiamycin B lyase family protein, translating to MCERLRKAPIHGPTGISAGPDGNLWIAEQSDRIGRFTTAGVLTEYPVPTAGATPVYITAGPDGHMWFTEIFGDRIGRVEVDAGTPSADLAVRLSAPATARIGSEYTYTITVTNSGPSSARDLVVTLDRPLGVPISNASPGTDRQAPTQVRWRAAALGAGQQRVFHVTVRATRPPTVMATAHVASATPDPHPANNTATASTRVNVR from the coding sequence TTGTGCGAACGCCTTCGCAAAGCACCGATCCACGGCCCGACCGGCATCTCGGCCGGCCCGGACGGGAACCTCTGGATCGCCGAACAGTCCGACAGGATCGGGCGGTTCACCACGGCTGGAGTGCTGACGGAGTATCCGGTGCCCACAGCGGGCGCCACCCCCGTCTACATCACCGCCGGGCCGGACGGACACATGTGGTTCACCGAGATCTTCGGCGACCGGATCGGGCGAGTCGAGGTCGACGCGGGCACACCCAGCGCAGACCTGGCGGTCAGGCTGAGCGCCCCGGCCACCGCCCGGATCGGCAGCGAGTACACCTACACGATCACCGTGACCAACTCCGGGCCGTCCAGCGCCCGCGACCTGGTCGTCACGCTGGACCGGCCACTCGGCGTGCCAATCTCGAACGCCTCTCCCGGCACCGACCGGCAGGCTCCCACCCAAGTGAGATGGCGTGCCGCCGCGCTCGGTGCTGGTCAGCAGCGCGTCTTCCACGTGACCGTACGGGCCACCCGCCCACCCACCGTCATGGCTACGGCCCACGTCGCCTCCGCCACCCCCGATCCCCACCCGGCGAACAACACCGCCACGGCCAGTACCCGGGTCAACGTGCGCTGA